CTTGACGGCTTTCACCAGTTCTTCCGGGGCGCTGGCCTTGTTTAAGCATCCAGATGCTCCCAGTTTTAAGGCCCGGAGGGCATACTGGCTTTCCGATTGAATGCTCAGTATAAGAACCGGAATTTCAGGATATTGAATATGCAGATCTTTGAGGACCTCCAGGCCGTCCTTTCCCGGCAGGGATATGTCAAGGATGATCACATCGTAGAGCTGTCTGGAGAGCCTGGAGAGAACATCAACTCCATTGGAGAGTTCATCAAGGCGGCTGAGTGAGATGGACTCCTGAAGAATCTGACAGAGGCCCCGGCGCACCAGAGGATGATCATCAACAATTAGTATTTTATGCATGGTTTGCATCCTTTACTGGGAGAATAATTCTTACCATTGTTCCCCCCTCCGGGTGGTTGTCAATAAAAAAGCTTCCATTCAAGTGGCGGCAGCGCTCTCTCATGCCGATGAGACCAAAGGCGTCAATTCTCGTTTTACTCTGCCGTTTGATTCCCGTTCCGTTATCATGGACAATCATACAGAATGCATTGTTTTCCATGAACACCTTGACATTCACCTGAGAGGCAGCTGTATGTCTGATGATGTTTGTCAGGATTTCCTGGTACATGCGGAAAATGGCGGTCTTTCTTTCGATTTCGGATTCTGGAAAGATTTTCCCTTTCAGATTGATTTGAAGACTCAGGGGGATTCCTGTTCGTTTCCGGAATCGCCGGCTCTGCCATTCCAGAGCCTCTTTCAGGGAAAGGTTGTCCAGAGCCTTTGGCCTGAGGCTGGTGGAAATACTGCGGACAGATCCGATGGAATCATTCACTATCTCAAGGAGGGAGGAGATCTTCTCTGTCCGAATGGTCCCTTCGGCTTCGGGGTGACTATTCAACCAGAACAGATCAAACTTCATGGCTGTCAGCTGCTGACCCAGTTCGTCGTGGTATTCCCGGGCAGCGGCCTTCCTCTCTTCTTCACGGGCCTGTTCCATATGCATTGAAAAGTTGCGCAGCTGGTCATTGGATTTTTTCAGGTCCCTGAGACGCAACCAGACAAATAGACTGATGATCAGAGTCGCAAGAATTCCTGAAACAAGATAAAACCAGAGGTTCATCCAAAAGGGAGTCAGTATCTGAATCGCCAGGGATTTCCTGCTGTTCTGTCCATTATGATCGGAACCGAATATCACCAGCTCATAGAGGCCTGGCGGGACAGAGGCATAGCTGACCTCATTCCTGTTTCCCAGAAAGCGGGGCCTCTCCTCCAATCCCTTCAACTGAACCGAAAAGTGGTGTTTCCCCGGATCTATATAGGACAGGATAGAAAACTGAATGGTGAGGTTGTTGGCTGAAAAGGGAAGGGTAACTTTTTCTTTGAGGGAGATATCCTTATCCAGAATGATCAGACCATCCATTTCCTGACCTATTCTTATGGGCAGGTTGTGTACGCTCAGTCCGGTAATCATGATGTCTGCCAGAGCTGTCTGTTTTCTGATCAATTGTTCCGGGTGGAAACTGGATATTCCCCGGGGGCCTCCCCAGAAGAGAGTCCCGTCTTTTGTTTTCAGGTAGGCATTCTGGGAGAATTCATTGCCGGCCAGACCGTCGGCTTCACTGAAATTCAGAATATGTTCTTCCACAGGAGTAATTCTGGAGTGCCCCTTGTCTGTGGAGACCCATATGTTTTTGGTATCATCTTCCAAAATCCCGTAGATATTGTCTCCCGACAGTCCCTCCCGGCTGGTGATGGTTCTGAAGATCATACCTTCAGGCTGAAAGATATTGATACCCCCTCCGGCTGTTCCGATCCAGAGGCGATGAAGGCTGTCTTCAAAGATGACATTGACACTGTTGTCACTGAGGCTTTCTGTTCGGGAGGGGGAGCGGACAAAACTTTTAAAGCTGTTGGATTCCTTTTGATAGAGGTTTAGTCCTCCGTCCCAGGTTCCGACCCAAAGCTGATGCTTTGAGTCTTCAAAGATGCTGCGGACGGCATTCCCGTTCAAATGTCCCGGTTCTCCCGGCTCATGTTTGAATTGGGTCCATTCCCCCTCTTTTAGACGGTACAGCCCTTTACCCTCGGTTCCAATCCAAAGGCTTCCCTCATAGTCCTCGAGAAGAACCCAGATTGTTTCTGTGTAGGAGTTCTGATCTTCACCCCAAGGAAGGGGGACAGGCCGGGCTTGATCAATCATTCCCCCGGGAGGGATTGTATACAGGCCTGCCCCGTCTGTTCCTATCCAGAAATTCCCCCGGCTGTCTTCCAGCAGTGAATAGACCTGATCGTTTTCCGAATCAATATCTGCTGCATTCACATCCTTCCAGCTAATCCTGCCGCTGTTCCGGTCAATGACGGATATACCGCCGCCGTCCGTGGCGACCCAGAGGCTGCCGTCTGATCGTTCCACCATCTGTCTAATCTGTGATTTCTTTTTCAGGTTATATCCGGGATCACCGTCATTCAGATAATTTGTGATTTGTGTGGATGCGGGATTGAAAATATTCACCCCTCCTCCGCGGGTTCCTACCAGGATCAGACCGTCGGGGTCTCTGTAAAGACTCCTGATTTTGTTATAAGACAGCCCGCCTGGTTCCTCTTGAAGATGGGTCCAGAATTCCGATTCATAGTTATAGAGAAAAATCCCTGAACGTTCTGTTCCGACCCAGAGCCGGTTTCCATCAGATGTAATGGATCGTATCGCGGTTTTTTCCGGGAGAGGAAAGGCCCGTATTTCCTTGTCTTTATACAGGAACAGACCGCTGTTCGTCCCGATCCATAACCCGTTTTTTTCATCGGGGATGATGGTTCTGATAAACAGGTTGTTCAGAAGGTTCCACCCTTTTATGCTGTCTTCCTTTTCAAAATCACCGCTTTTTGTATTGTAAACGGAGAGGCCCTTCTCTGTCCCGATCCAGAGCCTGTTCTGATGATCGTTGTAGAGGGTTCTGATCCTGTTGTTCATGAGGCGGGAGTTCTTTTCATTCAGTATGAAAAATCGTCCCTCTCCCCTGTAAAAAGCCAGACCTCCCCCGGCCGTTCCAATCCAAAGGCGGCCATCCTGGCCTTCCTCCAGGGCAAAGATCTGATTGCCCGGGATGCTAAAGGGGTCTTTCGGGTCATTTCTGAAATGGCTGAAGCCCAGGGTTTCTCTGTTAAAAAGGTTCAGCCCACCTCCATCGGTTCCGACCCAGATATTCTGTTTTCTATCTTCAAGGATCGCGAAGATGACCGACCCGCTGATGCTGTCGGGAGTACCGGTCCTGGGTCTGAAAGTCGTTATCTTTTGACCATCGTAACGGTTCAGCCCGCTGAATGTTCCAAACCAGAGGTACCCGCTGGAGTCCCGGGTTATGCAGTACACAGAATTGCTGGATAAACCATCTTCCATGGTGAGGCTGGAGAATCTGAATTCTTCTCCCCATAGGAAGGAGGGGAGGATCAGGAGAGTCTGCATCAGGATCAGGAAAAGTACTTTCATTACAATTATTTTAACTCAGTATCTGATTTTATGCTCTGAAATACGCGGTATAGATTGAGAATATATTCTTCCAGCTGCCGGGAATCATGCTTTCCCGATCGGCTGCATTCATGGGCTGGTCTCTCACAGATGTAGCACATCCTGGAAGGAAGAGATAAATCCCTCCGGGAGAGAAGCTCTCCTGTGGATCTGTATACATCCATATCCCACAGCCGGCCCAGGATGTGGTCGTTTTCCAGGGCACTACAGATTCCCTTGGCCCGATTTGGTTCCAGATCCAGAAGGAGAAACCCTTCGGGCCCGGTCATGAGCTCTTCATTGATGTGGGAACTCCTGATCTCTTCCTTCAGTACTTTTGAGAGAGAATTCAGGCCTTCTCGGAATATCTCCTTGATCATGGGATTGTTCTTTCGGCTGCCTGGAATGTTCACACTCAACTGTAGGAGAGTCAGGAGAGATGTCTGCAGGAGAGTGCGCCTTTGCTGTTCTCTCCGGTCCCGGCTTTCCAGGATGTCCTTCAGGGTCACCATCCTGCCGCTCAAAATTTCTCCCCCATCCTGTGGATGAACAGAGTCAGGGCTAGAAGATCAGCACAGCCTCCGGGAGAAATGTTTTCACTGACAAAGAGGGTGTTCATCTCATCCAGTCTCTGAAGGTATTCAGGCTGTCTGATCCCGCGGTCACTGAGGAAACGGGATGCAGAGCGTCTTAAAAGGGATAACCCTTCTTCTCCCCGGCGGTGCAGAACAGTACTGTCTTCACAGTGCAGATAAAGATGCAGGAGGACTTCCAGAGTCGCTTGTTCTGGGTGGAATCCCTGGGATATCAGCTTTTCCATCAGGGGCAGAGCGATCAGACGGACCGACGGGAAGGCGGCTTCCGCCTCTCCTCTGATGCCGGTTGAGTGTAGAGTCTGGTAAACCCGCTCTCCATGACTGGCCGTTTCTGGAAGTTTTCGGTTTCTCAATTCTTCTGTGATTCCCCGGCAGATTCTTCCGGCTTCCAGGAGAATCTCTGAACCCGGCCCGGGCAGGTCGGGCTTGAGATGGTGCACTCTTTTTGAGGCTGCCAGGCAGACTCCCAGAGAAAAAATCTGACCCCTGTGAGTGTTTATTCCCTCAGTCGCCTTCCCCATGGCCCGCTCTGCCAGTATCCCGATCGGGCGCAGAAGGGGCAGGACCCGGGAGGATGAACCGTCTACAGGTGTGGCATGGACCATCTCTGCAAAAAAGGGTCTGATGGCCCGGGCGCTTTTATGAAAAAGATGCCGGTCCATATCCTTGTGTGCCCCCGTATTCAGACGATCAACCAGACCCGGTTTGGGGCTTAGATCTACTTCGGTGATCATGGCTTCCCATGCCAGAGTGGCCATCATTGCCGGATCAGGCATCAATCCAGAGCCTTGACCTGCCGTACCGTATCGATGATGGTTCCATCCCGGTATTCAACCAGGCCGACTATCTTATCTGTAAATTCTATTGGGTCGGGCTTTCCAACCAGTCGTTCCGCCTTATCCAGAAGTTCTTTCATGGTGTAGAAGGGGAGGCGGTAATCCTTGAAATGCTCAATGAGGTCTTTCCGGCGGGGATTGATCGCAATCCCTCTGTCAGAAACAAAGGCATCCACAGATTCACCGGGTGTCACCACGGTGATAACCTTCTCTGTGAGTGTTGATGTTCTGCCTCTGATCAGGGGAGCCACGATGATTGAAAACCCTGATCCGACAGCCGTATCCGAATGGCCTCCCGAGGCACCCATTATGACCCCATCCGAGCCAGTCAGGACATTCACATTGAAGTCCAGGTCTATCTCCAGAGCACTGAGGATGACCACGTTGAGCTTGTTGACGGCACAGCCCTTGTTCAAAGGGTTGGCATAATAGGAGGCGTCAATCTCCGTATGGAGCCGGTTCTGACCGATGGAGCGGATGGCTTCCTGGTCAAAACTCTGGACATCCAGTAGCCTTTTAATGAATCCGTCCTCATGCATCTTGACCATCTGAGCGGTGATCCCGCCCAGGGCCCAGCTGCATTTAATTTTTTTATTCTCCATATGTTCGGTCAGATACCGGGTGGTGGCCAGAGCGGCACCTCCAGATCCTGTCTGCATCGAGAATCCATCTTCAAAATAGGGGGATGCCGCAATGAGGTCCGCCGCGTTCTGGGCAATGAGAAGGTCCCGGGGATCTTTGGTGATTCTGGTGGCACCGGTACTGATTTTTTCCGGGTTCCCTACCGAGTCTACTTTCACAATGAAGTCAACCATATCCTGGTCAATGCTGAAGGGGGTGTTGGGATATTCGGCGATGTAATCTGTCAGGAATACGACCGTTTCCGCATGTTTGGCATCTACTATGGCATAGCCCAGAGAACCACAGGCGGATGGCCCGGAGTAGCCATTGGCATTTCCGTAGACATCACAGGAAGGAACTCCAAGAAAGGCGATATCAATCTTTATCTGCCCGACTTCTATGGCCCGGGCTCTTCCTCCATGACTGTGGAACAGAACGGGAGTTTCCATTTTTCCTGCAGAGATAAACTCCGCCAGCTTGCCTCTCACCCCGCTGGTGATCAGGCGGGTGACCGTCCCTTTTTCAATGTGTCTGATCAGCTCATCATGAGCAGGAGTCAGGGAACTGGAGGCCACCGTCAGGTTTTTAATACCCAGGTTTGTGATGACATCCATCACCATGTTCAGAACAAAATCTCCCGAACGGAAGTGGTGATGAAAGCTTACAGTCATTCCGTCTTTCAGTTCCGATTTCATAACGGCCTGCTCAATGGTTTCTACCATCTTGTTCAGACGGGGCAGCTGGCGGTTTCCCTTGTCTTGGCGGATGAGGGGAGTGTGTTTGAAGGCCCCATCAAAGGGTTTCAGAGTTTCCCCATTCATTTCCAGGGGAATCTCCCGGCCCAGTGTGTTTTTAATCATTGTCATCGCAGTATGCCTCCAGTTCGTTGATGCGTATTCCTGTGGCCAGGGCCATTTCCAGGACTCCCCGGGCCCGGTCCACAATGGGCTTGTCTACCATCTTACCATTCAGAGAGATGACTCCTGAACTGCGGCATTCTGCTTCCTTGATGGCCTGAATGACCCGGATCGCATGATCAATTTCCTTGTCTGTGGGACAGAATATTTTATGTACCGGCTGGATCTGCCTGGGAGAGATGACCGACTTTCCGTCAAATCCCAGCTGTTTGATATGCCTAACCTCTTCTAAAAATCCTTCTTCGTTATTCACATCTGAGTAGACCGTATCCAGGGCGTATATACCGGCGGCTCTGGCGGCCATCAGGATTTGTGACCTGGCAAAAAGGAGTTCGATACCACCGGGGGAGCGCTTGGTTTTTATACTGGTGACAAAGTCTTCCGCACCCAGAGCAATGCCGATGAGGCGTTTGGAGGAGATGGCAATCTGGTAGGCATTCAATACCCCCAGGGGACCCTCGATGGCTGCCATCATCTTGATGCTGCCCACCTTGTATCCGCAGGCTTTTTCTTCTATTTCCAGAAGCTTTTCTACGGCGATGACATCTTCCGGGGTTTCTGTCTTGGGCAGACGGATCACATCCGGCCTGGCTCTGACCATCGCCTTAATGTCGTCCCTGCCGTAGGGAGTGTCCAGGCCATTGATACGGACCACTGTTTCGATTCCTTCATAATTCAGGGTGCTTAGAGCATTGAATACGAGAAAACGGGCCGAGTCTTTTTCCGTCACAGCGACCGAGTCCTCAAGGTCGAACATGACAGAATCGGAGCGGTAAATATGAGCGTCCTTCATCATCCCCGCATTGTTACCGGGGACGTAGAGCATGGTGCGTCTGAGTTTCATGAGAGTTTCTCCCAGGGATAAGTTTCACTTCCTGAAGCTCTGTAAACGGCGGCTTCCAGCCGGGCTCGGATGGTGCAGTCCAGGGCTCCCTTGTCTTCCAGGCGGACTTTTACATCCTCGATGGACAGCAGGTCCAGAGTCTCATTCACAACCTTGAGGATCTGTTTCCCGTACTGTCTTTTGACGATGCTGCTCAGGATTATCTCTCTTCCCTTTTCCGGATTGCTGTCTACTGTAATCAGGACATCACTGGACTCCAGTGTTCCGGCTAAGCCTGTTTTCATGATCTTCATGCTCTTTCTCCCTTATCATCTTCCCGTAACGGGCTCCATCGGCTGATATCAAAAACGAATATGTGCTGGGGGGAACCCAGTTTTTTAATTGGTCTATATTTCCCACGGCAAGAGCTTTTCTTACCTTGGTAGCGCTCACCGCGGCTCCCTCCACTTCTTTGCGGGGAATCTCAACGACTTTGATGCCCCGGGGGGGCAGAATTTCTTTCATAAGAGAATTATAGAGGGATGTAACAGGACAGAAGGGCTCTTCACCCACCAGCCGAGTGGTGATTCCCAATGAGGGGGCAATTTTCTTTGAAAACAGATCCAGATCCAGCAGGGCGTGGTTTCTATCCAGAATCTTCTGATCCTTCAAAAAATAGCTGGGAAAAGTAGCTCTGGATATGATGTAGTCCCGGCCTTCATGGATATAGAGGTTCTTCAAGTCTTTTGTCCCCCTGCGTACAAGGTTCATTCTGTCATTGAAGGAAAAAACCGAAAGATCCTCTTTGAGGATAAAAAGATGAACAACTTCGTGATCCCTGCAGGCTTTCTCAATCAGGTACCGGTGACCCAGAGTAAAAGGATTGCAGTTCATGACCAGTGCTGCGGCTTCTTTCCGGTTTTCCGGCAGCACCAGCGAGTCGATATACCTTTGGCATCCATCACTAGTGTTTTCCATGAGGATGGCATTTTCAGAGCTGGCTATCAGAAAAAACCCGAGATCTTTAAAGACGGCTTCATTTTCAGGTTTAGTATAGAGAAATAATGAGGCAAACCCCTCGTGATAGGCTCTTAATCTGAGGTATGTCATGATCCGGTTAGTGATGGTCTGTCCCTGGTAGGACTCATTGACGGCAATGCATTTCAGTACATTCCCTGCGGCGCATCCGCTGGCTATGATCTTATCCCCATCGCTTATACACAGGGCATAATCCAGATCCGCATCCAGAGAGAGGTCTTCCCTTTCCAGAAAATCCTTGAGTTGTATCCTATCACACTGATGTTTCAGGTTCAGTGTTTTCAATTCATATAATTCTGTAGACATAGGGTATTTTCTCCTGTGTCCTTTCTGCTGTCAGTAGGAATAGATACTTTCTTTCTGTAGGACTGGTCCTACAGATGAGGGCCGCTACTCTAATCATAAACTCAGAAGGGAGTCCGTGCCAGTGGGTTCCCGGTTAAAATCTCTGTCCCAGACCAGTCTATTCCATTATAGTGAGGAAAGGGAGGGATTATGGTTTTTGATCTTGTCATCATCGGGGGAGGCGCCGCCGGACTGTTTGCCGGAACACAGGCCTCTGAAGCGGGGCTGAACTTCTGCATCCTCGAAAGTATGAAAGAGTGCGGATTGAAACTTCTGGCCAGTGGTTCGGGTCAATGCAATCTGACTCAAGGCTGTAAGATTGCTGAATTTCCCGCAAAATACGGACAGGCCTTCAGGTTTGTAAAACCTGCCCTTTTTGGTTTTGACAACAAAGCTCTGATTTCCTATTTTGAGAAGCAGGGACTTCCCTGTGCAGACCGGGGAGACGGGAAATTTTTTCCCGCCAGCCGTAAGAGCCGGGATGTCCGGGATCTTCTCCTTGCTCTTTGCCGGAAGGGTGGGCAGATACGATGGAAACAAAGGGTTCTGTCTCTTGTAAAAGAGGATAATATTTTTCTGA
This region of Oceanispirochaeta sp. genomic DNA includes:
- a CDS encoding response regulator transcription factor, whose amino-acid sequence is MHKILIVDDHPLVRRGLCQILQESISLSRLDELSNGVDVLSRLSRQLYDVIILDISLPGKDGLEVLKDLHIQYPEIPVLILSIQSESQYALRALKLGASGCLNKASAPEELVKAVKEVNKGGRYISPKVSHLLLEDYQGDHSQMPHKQLSEREYQVMIMLVEGLTSGEISTKLNLSIKTVSTYRARLLQKMNLKNNSQLIYYAVKHNLISQN
- a CDS encoding sensor histidine kinase — protein: MKVLFLILMQTLLILPSFLWGEEFRFSSLTMEDGLSSNSVYCITRDSSGYLWFGTFSGLNRYDGQKITTFRPRTGTPDSISGSVIFAILEDRKQNIWVGTDGGGLNLFNRETLGFSHFRNDPKDPFSIPGNQIFALEEGQDGRLWIGTAGGGLAFYRGEGRFFILNEKNSRLMNNRIRTLYNDHQNRLWIGTEKGLSVYNTKSGDFEKEDSIKGWNLLNNLFIRTIIPDEKNGLWIGTNSGLFLYKDKEIRAFPLPEKTAIRSITSDGNRLWVGTERSGIFLYNYESEFWTHLQEEPGGLSYNKIRSLYRDPDGLILVGTRGGGVNIFNPASTQITNYLNDGDPGYNLKKKSQIRQMVERSDGSLWVATDGGGISVIDRNSGRISWKDVNAADIDSENDQVYSLLEDSRGNFWIGTDGAGLYTIPPGGMIDQARPVPLPWGEDQNSYTETIWVLLEDYEGSLWIGTEGKGLYRLKEGEWTQFKHEPGEPGHLNGNAVRSIFEDSKHQLWVGTWDGGLNLYQKESNSFKSFVRSPSRTESLSDNSVNVIFEDSLHRLWIGTAGGGINIFQPEGMIFRTITSREGLSGDNIYGILEDDTKNIWVSTDKGHSRITPVEEHILNFSEADGLAGNEFSQNAYLKTKDGTLFWGGPRGISSFHPEQLIRKQTALADIMITGLSVHNLPIRIGQEMDGLIILDKDISLKEKVTLPFSANNLTIQFSILSYIDPGKHHFSVQLKGLEERPRFLGNRNEVSYASVPPGLYELVIFGSDHNGQNSRKSLAIQILTPFWMNLWFYLVSGILATLIISLFVWLRLRDLKKSNDQLRNFSMHMEQAREEERKAAAREYHDELGQQLTAMKFDLFWLNSHPEAEGTIRTEKISSLLEIVNDSIGSVRSISTSLRPKALDNLSLKEALEWQSRRFRKRTGIPLSLQINLKGKIFPESEIERKTAIFRMYQEILTNIIRHTAASQVNVKVFMENNAFCMIVHDNGTGIKRQSKTRIDAFGLIGMRERCRHLNGSFFIDNHPEGGTMVRIILPVKDANHA
- the citX gene encoding citrate lyase holo-[acyl-carrier protein] synthase; translated protein: MSGRMVTLKDILESRDRREQQRRTLLQTSLLTLLQLSVNIPGSRKNNPMIKEIFREGLNSLSKVLKEEIRSSHINEELMTGPEGFLLLDLEPNRAKGICSALENDHILGRLWDMDVYRSTGELLSRRDLSLPSRMCYICERPAHECSRSGKHDSRQLEEYILNLYRVFQSIKSDTELK
- a CDS encoding triphosphoribosyl-dephospho-CoA synthase, whose amino-acid sequence is MPDPAMMATLAWEAMITEVDLSPKPGLVDRLNTGAHKDMDRHLFHKSARAIRPFFAEMVHATPVDGSSSRVLPLLRPIGILAERAMGKATEGINTHRGQIFSLGVCLAASKRVHHLKPDLPGPGSEILLEAGRICRGITEELRNRKLPETASHGERVYQTLHSTGIRGEAEAAFPSVRLIALPLMEKLISQGFHPEQATLEVLLHLYLHCEDSTVLHRRGEEGLSLLRRSASRFLSDRGIRQPEYLQRLDEMNTLFVSENISPGGCADLLALTLFIHRMGEKF
- the citF gene encoding citrate lyase subunit alpha, giving the protein MTMIKNTLGREIPLEMNGETLKPFDGAFKHTPLIRQDKGNRQLPRLNKMVETIEQAVMKSELKDGMTVSFHHHFRSGDFVLNMVMDVITNLGIKNLTVASSSLTPAHDELIRHIEKGTVTRLITSGVRGKLAEFISAGKMETPVLFHSHGGRARAIEVGQIKIDIAFLGVPSCDVYGNANGYSGPSACGSLGYAIVDAKHAETVVFLTDYIAEYPNTPFSIDQDMVDFIVKVDSVGNPEKISTGATRITKDPRDLLIAQNAADLIAASPYFEDGFSMQTGSGGAALATTRYLTEHMENKKIKCSWALGGITAQMVKMHEDGFIKRLLDVQSFDQEAIRSIGQNRLHTEIDASYYANPLNKGCAVNKLNVVILSALEIDLDFNVNVLTGSDGVIMGASGGHSDTAVGSGFSIIVAPLIRGRTSTLTEKVITVVTPGESVDAFVSDRGIAINPRRKDLIEHFKDYRLPFYTMKELLDKAERLVGKPDPIEFTDKIVGLVEYRDGTIIDTVRQVKALD
- the citE gene encoding citrate (pro-3S)-lyase subunit beta; translation: MKLRRTMLYVPGNNAGMMKDAHIYRSDSVMFDLEDSVAVTEKDSARFLVFNALSTLNYEGIETVVRINGLDTPYGRDDIKAMVRARPDVIRLPKTETPEDVIAVEKLLEIEEKACGYKVGSIKMMAAIEGPLGVLNAYQIAISSKRLIGIALGAEDFVTSIKTKRSPGGIELLFARSQILMAARAAGIYALDTVYSDVNNEEGFLEEVRHIKQLGFDGKSVISPRQIQPVHKIFCPTDKEIDHAIRVIQAIKEAECRSSGVISLNGKMVDKPIVDRARGVLEMALATGIRINELEAYCDDND
- the citD gene encoding citrate lyase acyl carrier protein; the encoded protein is MKIMKTGLAGTLESSDVLITVDSNPEKGREIILSSIVKRQYGKQILKVVNETLDLLSIEDVKVRLEDKGALDCTIRARLEAAVYRASGSETYPWEKLS
- the citC gene encoding [citrate (pro-3S)-lyase] ligase; translation: MSTELYELKTLNLKHQCDRIQLKDFLEREDLSLDADLDYALCISDGDKIIASGCAAGNVLKCIAVNESYQGQTITNRIMTYLRLRAYHEGFASLFLYTKPENEAVFKDLGFFLIASSENAILMENTSDGCQRYIDSLVLPENRKEAAALVMNCNPFTLGHRYLIEKACRDHEVVHLFILKEDLSVFSFNDRMNLVRRGTKDLKNLYIHEGRDYIISRATFPSYFLKDQKILDRNHALLDLDLFSKKIAPSLGITTRLVGEEPFCPVTSLYNSLMKEILPPRGIKVVEIPRKEVEGAAVSATKVRKALAVGNIDQLKNWVPPSTYSFLISADGARYGKMIREKEHEDHENRLSRNTGVQ